A genome region from Dickeya dadantii NCPPB 898 includes the following:
- a CDS encoding TetR/AcrR family transcriptional regulator produces MSKENPYPVSNRGPADHDVRDQIVSAATEHFRLYGYEKTTVSDLAKAIGFSKAYIYKFFSSKQVIGEMICANCLQEIEAEIRAAIEEADQPPEKLRQMFKSAVEASLRLFFHDRKLYEIAASSASERWQSAIAYEERIQTLLHDILLEGRQSGDFERKTPLDETAAAIYLVMRPYLNPLILQHSFDYAEKAPTQLSSLILRSLSP; encoded by the coding sequence ATGAGTAAAGAAAACCCTTATCCCGTGTCGAACCGGGGCCCGGCTGATCATGATGTACGGGATCAGATAGTGAGCGCCGCTACTGAGCACTTCAGACTTTATGGCTATGAAAAAACTACGGTTTCTGACCTCGCCAAAGCCATCGGTTTTTCCAAGGCCTACATTTACAAGTTCTTCTCATCCAAGCAGGTCATTGGCGAGATGATTTGTGCCAACTGCCTGCAAGAGATCGAAGCAGAAATTCGTGCCGCCATTGAGGAAGCCGATCAGCCGCCGGAAAAATTGCGACAAATGTTTAAATCCGCCGTCGAAGCCAGCCTTCGTTTGTTCTTCCATGACAGAAAGCTGTATGAAATTGCCGCTTCCTCCGCCAGCGAGCGCTGGCAGTCGGCGATCGCCTATGAAGAACGCATCCAGACACTGCTGCATGATATTTTGCTGGAAGGCCGACAAAGCGGGGATTTTGAACGAAAAACGCCGCTTGATGAAACGGCGGCGGCGATTTATCTCGTCATGCGTCCTTATCTCAACCCACTGATATTGCAGCACAGTTTCGATTATGCCGAGAAGGCGCCGACACAGCTGTCCAGCCTGATACTGCGTAGCTTATCGCCCTAG
- a CDS encoding efflux transporter outer membrane subunit, with amino-acid sequence MLPKSPVIVLTVAGLLAGCAVGPDYTRPAVSMQEKYLGQEAVNQRHAAARAELLTWWEGFGDPQLTRFITQALQQNLDLAQASARVVQARAGLGAANAALLPSGNISGQAGRAYQSVETPLGKVLNSTPGFDRYGNSYEANLGASWELDVFGGLRRGREAALAEYQASEAGVVATRLAVAAQTADIYITIRGLQARLNVARRQVQTQQDLLAIINRLHDKGLAAELQVRQAEGALAQVQASVPVLQTALDTAMNALDVMLGAAPGTNRAVLAETSAIPAAPQIAATGTPGELLRRRPDLIVAERRLAASNARIGIAVAEYYPKFSLSGLLGSATTVSSGNLFSNGASQSSGVIGLRWRLFDFGRINAQINQAKGQEAEMLAAYRLAVLQATEDVENAFSALVNHEEQARVLTQGVDSLSRARDAAFAAYQHGTLSLIEVLQADESMLRASDARLQAQAESARAAVAAFKALGGGWQPGETAAAPSQHSNSGV; translated from the coding sequence ATGTTACCCAAGTCTCCCGTTATCGTCCTTACCGTGGCTGGTTTGTTAGCCGGTTGTGCTGTCGGCCCTGATTACACCCGGCCTGCTGTGTCAATGCAGGAAAAATACCTTGGTCAGGAGGCTGTAAATCAACGACATGCCGCCGCCCGTGCCGAGCTTCTGACGTGGTGGGAGGGGTTCGGCGATCCGCAATTAACCCGATTTATCACGCAGGCGTTGCAGCAGAATCTCGATCTTGCGCAGGCTTCCGCGCGCGTGGTGCAGGCCCGCGCCGGTCTTGGCGCGGCGAATGCCGCACTGCTGCCTTCCGGCAACATTTCCGGTCAGGCGGGCCGTGCCTACCAGTCTGTCGAAACCCCGTTGGGGAAAGTACTGAATTCGACGCCGGGTTTCGACCGCTACGGTAATTCTTACGAGGCCAATCTCGGTGCCAGTTGGGAACTGGATGTGTTCGGCGGCCTGCGCCGCGGGCGGGAAGCGGCTCTTGCCGAGTATCAGGCGTCTGAAGCGGGAGTGGTGGCAACACGTCTGGCGGTAGCCGCACAAACCGCCGACATCTACATCACGATTCGTGGACTACAGGCCCGTCTGAACGTCGCCCGTCGGCAAGTACAAACGCAGCAGGATTTGCTCGCAATCATCAACCGCTTGCATGACAAAGGGTTGGCGGCGGAGCTTCAGGTAAGACAGGCCGAAGGCGCGTTGGCGCAGGTGCAGGCATCGGTGCCGGTTTTACAAACCGCGCTGGATACGGCGATGAACGCACTGGATGTGATGCTGGGGGCGGCGCCGGGCACGAACCGGGCAGTACTGGCGGAGACCAGCGCCATTCCCGCCGCGCCGCAAATCGCCGCGACCGGCACGCCGGGCGAGCTGCTTCGACGCCGGCCGGACCTGATCGTGGCTGAGCGTCGCTTAGCCGCATCCAACGCGCGTATTGGTATCGCCGTTGCCGAGTATTACCCCAAATTTTCCCTGAGTGGGCTGCTTGGCAGCGCGACGACGGTATCCAGCGGCAACCTGTTTAGCAACGGCGCCAGCCAATCGTCCGGTGTGATCGGTTTGCGCTGGCGGCTGTTCGATTTTGGCCGCATCAATGCGCAGATCAACCAGGCCAAAGGCCAGGAGGCTGAGATGTTGGCCGCCTATCGGCTGGCGGTATTGCAGGCGACTGAAGATGTGGAAAATGCCTTCTCGGCGCTGGTTAACCATGAGGAGCAGGCCCGCGTGTTGACGCAAGGGGTTGATTCACTCAGCCGGGCGCGGGATGCCGCGTTTGCGGCCTATCAGCACGGCACCCTTAGCCTGATAGAGGTGCTGCAAGCCGACGAAAGTATGCTGCGGGCTTCTGATGCGCGACTTCAGGCGCAAGCCGAATCCGCACGCGCGGCGGTCGCGGCGTTCAAAGCGCTTGGCGGCGGCTGGCAACCCGGTGAAACGGCGGCGGCTCCCAGTCAGCACAGCAATAGCGGCGTTTAA
- a CDS encoding nucleotidyl transferase AbiEii/AbiGii toxin family protein, with product MNQKVNFAELVSKAMESAELEGLRNVVEKELLHYDILYCLDSAGLLEQLTFQGGTSLRLCHGGNRFSEDLDFAGGIAFSGADLKNMKTCIEEYLGGRYGLEVNVKEPHELRHEPGYEEVRIDKWQVSVTTAPEKRDMPRQRVKIEIANIPAYTRTPMALKRNYDVLPDGYSDTLVMCETLNEVMCDKLVSLVATTKYIRYRDVWDLPWLIQQNATYDLDLIRKKIQDYQIPNYADLLAQRIQSIEQIVGDGRFSAEMRRFLPQAVFDRTLGREAFSQYLSGELKTLLSTLQQELKGQGGKAPFIM from the coding sequence ATGAATCAGAAAGTTAACTTTGCCGAGCTGGTCAGCAAAGCGATGGAATCGGCCGAGCTTGAAGGTCTTCGTAACGTGGTGGAAAAGGAGCTTTTGCACTATGACATTCTTTACTGTCTGGATAGTGCGGGTTTACTGGAACAACTTACTTTCCAGGGGGGAACCTCGTTAAGGTTGTGTCACGGCGGAAATCGGTTCAGCGAGGATTTGGATTTTGCCGGGGGGATCGCGTTTTCCGGTGCAGACCTGAAGAACATGAAAACCTGTATTGAAGAGTATTTAGGGGGGCGCTACGGCCTTGAAGTAAACGTAAAAGAACCCCATGAGTTACGTCATGAGCCCGGTTATGAGGAAGTGCGTATCGATAAATGGCAAGTGTCTGTTACCACGGCACCGGAAAAACGTGATATGCCAAGGCAGCGAGTCAAGATTGAGATCGCCAATATTCCAGCCTACACAAGAACGCCGATGGCATTAAAACGTAACTATGATGTTTTACCGGATGGTTATTCCGATACATTGGTTATGTGTGAAACACTGAATGAAGTAATGTGCGACAAACTGGTTTCTCTTGTCGCCACCACAAAATATATCCGCTACCGTGACGTTTGGGACTTACCGTGGTTAATCCAGCAGAACGCAACCTATGATCTCGACCTGATCCGCAAGAAAATACAGGACTACCAAATCCCAAATTATGCTGATCTATTGGCACAGCGGATACAGAGCATTGAGCAGATTGTCGGGGATGGTCGCTTTAGCGCGGAAATGCGGCGATTCCTGCCACAAGCGGTATTTGACAGAACACTGGGGCGTGAGGCATTTAGCCAATATTTGAGTGGTGAGTTAAAAACACTCTTGAGCACGTTACAGCAGGAGTTAAAAGGGCAGGGAGGGAAAGCACCTTTCATCATGTGA
- a CDS encoding efflux RND transporter periplasmic adaptor subunit has protein sequence MARRRLLSFAVICALPFALAACGEKTSSDPRTQAPLVRSATIQGSEVESRTFTGTIAARIESDLGFRVSGKVLERLVDTGQAVKRGQPLMRLDPIDLELAARAQQEAVVAARARALQTAEDEARYRGLQGTGAISSSAYDQVKAAADAAKAQLSAAQAQADVARNASRYAVLVADGDGIVMDTLAEPGQVVSAGQTVVRLAQAGQREAIIQLPETLRPALGSTGLATRFGQAGTGSPATLRQLSNTADKLTRTFEARYVLQGELANAPLGTTVMIRIPDQQSATQGSLQVPLAALFDAGKGPGVWVIHGEPATVTWRPVTIQNMSDDTARVTGQIQQGEQIVALGAHLLREGEAVRVADVAATTAAAGGRP, from the coding sequence ATGGCTCGTCGCCGCCTCCTTTCATTTGCAGTCATCTGCGCATTGCCGTTTGCCCTGGCCGCCTGCGGCGAAAAAACATCCTCCGACCCGCGAACGCAGGCGCCACTGGTACGATCCGCAACGATACAGGGCTCAGAAGTTGAGTCACGGACGTTCACCGGAACGATCGCCGCCAGAATAGAGAGTGATTTAGGGTTCCGGGTCTCCGGCAAAGTGCTGGAACGGCTGGTCGATACGGGACAAGCGGTCAAACGTGGTCAGCCGTTGATGCGCCTTGACCCCATCGATCTGGAACTCGCCGCTCGCGCGCAGCAGGAAGCGGTAGTCGCCGCCCGTGCGCGGGCGTTACAAACCGCAGAAGATGAGGCCCGCTACCGCGGCCTGCAAGGAACCGGCGCGATATCGTCATCCGCTTACGACCAGGTGAAAGCCGCGGCAGACGCAGCCAAAGCCCAGCTCAGTGCGGCACAGGCCCAGGCCGACGTGGCCCGGAATGCCAGCCGCTATGCGGTATTAGTCGCCGATGGTGATGGCATCGTCATGGACACGCTGGCCGAACCGGGCCAGGTGGTCAGCGCCGGGCAAACCGTCGTACGTTTGGCTCAGGCCGGACAACGCGAAGCGATTATCCAGCTACCGGAAACACTGCGCCCCGCGCTCGGTTCAACCGGGCTGGCAACACGTTTTGGTCAGGCAGGCACCGGCAGTCCGGCCACCCTGCGACAACTCTCCAACACGGCAGACAAGCTGACGCGCACATTCGAGGCGCGTTATGTACTGCAAGGCGAGCTGGCCAATGCACCGCTGGGAACCACGGTGATGATCCGTATCCCCGACCAGCAATCTGCTACGCAGGGAAGCCTGCAAGTGCCGCTGGCCGCCTTGTTTGACGCCGGCAAAGGGCCGGGCGTGTGGGTGATTCACGGCGAACCGGCAACGGTAACCTGGCGCCCGGTCACCATTCAGAACATGAGCGACGACACTGCACGCGTCACCGGACAGATACAGCAAGGCGAGCAGATCGTCGCGCTCGGCGCACATCTGCTGCGCGAAGGCGAAGCGGTGCGGGTCGCTGACGTTGCCGCCACGACTGCTGCTGCGGGAGGTCGCCCGTGA
- the abiEi gene encoding type IV toxin-antitoxin system AbiEi family antitoxin yields the protein MDRITAIERLNAFDKQGRYVFTSRDLAKIFHEDRPRAFNAGLNRLVKDGILTRAIRGVYVYNHAKSKDAYTLERIVLALRRGEYNYLSLESALSEYGVISQIPIGRITVMTTGRSEEHKTPFGVIEFTHTKRPPEQILQDTYFGHSPLRQATKQTAVRDLRRVGRNTHLIDESELYHESES from the coding sequence ATGGACAGAATCACGGCTATTGAACGTTTAAACGCATTCGATAAGCAAGGGCGCTATGTTTTCACTTCCCGCGATTTAGCCAAAATTTTTCATGAAGATCGCCCCAGAGCGTTTAATGCCGGGCTAAATCGACTGGTAAAAGATGGCATTCTGACCCGTGCGATTCGCGGGGTGTACGTCTATAACCATGCCAAAAGCAAAGACGCTTATACGCTTGAGCGCATCGTGTTAGCGCTGCGACGTGGCGAGTATAACTATCTCAGCCTTGAATCAGCGTTGTCTGAGTATGGTGTCATTTCTCAAATCCCGATTGGCCGGATCACGGTAATGACAACAGGACGTTCAGAAGAACATAAAACGCCTTTCGGTGTGATCGAATTTACCCATACCAAGAGGCCGCCTGAGCAGATTTTGCAGGATACCTATTTTGGTCATTCCCCATTAAGGCAAGCGACTAAACAAACTGCGGTGAGGGATTTACGCCGCGTCGGACGTAACACCCATCTGATCGACGAATCGGAGCTATACCATGAATCAGAAAGTTAA
- a CDS encoding efflux RND transporter permease subunit — protein sequence MSESRFNLSALAVHERAITLFLIFLISVAGILAFFQLGRAEDPPFTIKQMTIITAWPGATAQEMQDQVAEPLEKRLQELRWYDRAETYTRPGLAVTMLSLLDSAPPSEVQEEFYQARKKMGDEAKKLPAGVVGPIINDEYADVTFALFALKAKGEPQRLLVRDAEALRQQLLHVPGVKKVNIIGEQPERIFVSFSHDRLATLGVTPQDIFAALNNQNVLTPAGSIETKGPQVFVRVDGAFDNLEKIRQTPVVAQGRTLKLSDVATVERGYEDPSTFMVRSNGEPTLLLGVVMRDDWNGLKLGQALEAEVTNINAGLPLGMTLSKVTDQAVNISSAVDEFMVKFFVALLVVMVVCFLSMGWRVGIVVAAAVPLTLAAVFVIMAATGKNFDRITLGSLILALGLLVDDAIIAIEMMVVKMEEGYSRIKASAYAWSHTAAPMLSGTLVTAIGFMPNGFARSTAGEYTSNMFWIVGIALIASWVVAVAFTPYLGVKMLPDIKKVEGGHDAIYNTRNYNRFRQVLGLVIARKWIVAGAVITLFVVSVLGMGAVKKQFFPTSDRPEVLVEVQMPYGTSIEQTSTATAKVEAWLAQQKEAQIVTSYIGQGAPRFFLAMSPELPDPSFAKIVVLAGNDKERETLKFRLREAIAGGLAPEAQVRVTQIVFGPPSPFPVAYRVMGPDPDKLRAIADEVGTVMRASPMMRTVNTDWGPRVPTLHFTLNQDRLQAVGLTTNSVSLQLQFLLSGVPITEVREDIRSVQVVGRAAGDIRLDPARIADFTLVGSAGQRIPLSQVGSVDVRMEDPILRRRDRTPTITVRGDIGEGLQPPDVSTAIMTQLQPIIEHLPAGYRIEQAGSIEESAKATKAMLPLFPIMIALTLLIIILQVRSIAAMVMVFATSPLGLIGVVPTLLLFQQPFGINALVGLIALSGILMRNTLILIGQIHHNEQEGLDPFRAVVEATVQRARPVLLTALAAILAFIPLTHSVFWGTLAYTLIGGTLAGTILTLVFLPAMYSIWFKIRAVRHA from the coding sequence GTGAGTGAAAGCCGTTTCAATCTGTCGGCGCTCGCGGTACACGAACGCGCCATCACATTGTTCCTGATTTTCCTGATCTCCGTCGCCGGTATCCTCGCGTTTTTTCAGCTCGGACGTGCCGAAGATCCGCCGTTTACCATCAAGCAGATGACGATCATCACCGCCTGGCCGGGAGCGACGGCGCAGGAGATGCAGGATCAGGTCGCCGAACCGCTGGAAAAACGCCTGCAGGAGCTGCGTTGGTACGACCGTGCGGAAACTTACACCCGCCCCGGCCTGGCTGTCACCATGCTTTCTCTGCTTGACAGCGCGCCGCCTTCGGAGGTTCAGGAGGAGTTTTATCAGGCCCGTAAGAAGATGGGAGATGAAGCCAAAAAATTGCCTGCCGGCGTCGTCGGCCCCATCATCAACGACGAATATGCCGACGTGACGTTCGCGCTGTTTGCGCTCAAAGCCAAAGGCGAACCGCAGCGCCTGCTGGTGCGGGATGCGGAAGCATTGCGCCAGCAACTGCTGCACGTTCCCGGGGTGAAAAAGGTCAATATCATTGGCGAGCAGCCTGAACGCATTTTCGTTTCGTTCTCCCACGACCGCCTGGCTACGCTTGGCGTCACACCGCAGGATATCTTCGCTGCGCTCAATAACCAGAACGTACTGACCCCGGCCGGCTCCATCGAGACCAAAGGGCCGCAGGTGTTTGTGCGCGTCGACGGCGCGTTCGATAACCTGGAGAAAATCCGCCAGACCCCTGTCGTGGCGCAGGGACGGACGCTGAAGTTATCGGATGTGGCAACCGTCGAGCGCGGTTATGAAGACCCCTCGACCTTCATGGTCCGCAGCAACGGTGAACCGACGCTGTTGCTGGGCGTCGTGATGCGTGACGACTGGAACGGGCTTAAGCTCGGCCAGGCGCTTGAAGCGGAAGTCACCAATATCAACGCAGGGCTTCCCCTGGGCATGACCTTGAGCAAAGTGACCGACCAAGCCGTCAACATCAGTTCGGCGGTCGACGAGTTCATGGTCAAATTCTTCGTCGCCTTGCTGGTCGTGATGGTGGTGTGTTTTCTCAGCATGGGCTGGCGCGTCGGTATCGTGGTCGCCGCGGCGGTTCCGCTGACGCTGGCGGCCGTGTTCGTCATCATGGCCGCCACCGGCAAGAATTTCGACCGCATCACGCTGGGCTCGCTGATTCTGGCGCTGGGCTTGCTGGTGGATGACGCCATCATCGCCATCGAAATGATGGTGGTGAAAATGGAAGAAGGCTATAGCCGCATCAAAGCGTCGGCCTATGCCTGGAGCCACACGGCAGCCCCGATGCTTTCCGGTACGCTGGTGACGGCCATCGGTTTCATGCCGAACGGGTTCGCCCGCTCCACCGCCGGTGAATACACCAGCAATATGTTCTGGATCGTCGGCATCGCGCTGATCGCTTCCTGGGTGGTGGCGGTGGCGTTCACCCCTTATCTGGGGGTGAAAATGCTGCCGGATATCAAGAAGGTTGAGGGCGGACACGACGCCATCTACAACACCCGTAACTACAACCGTTTTCGGCAGGTGCTGGGCCTCGTCATTGCCCGCAAATGGATCGTCGCCGGTGCGGTCATCACGCTGTTCGTGGTATCGGTGCTCGGCATGGGGGCAGTCAAGAAGCAGTTCTTCCCGACGTCCGACCGGCCAGAAGTGCTTGTTGAAGTGCAGATGCCGTATGGCACCTCGATTGAACAAACCAGCACCGCAACCGCGAAAGTCGAAGCCTGGCTGGCGCAGCAGAAAGAAGCGCAGATCGTGACGTCCTACATCGGCCAGGGTGCGCCGCGTTTCTTCCTGGCAATGTCGCCTGAATTGCCCGACCCATCGTTCGCCAAAATCGTGGTGCTGGCCGGTAACGACAAAGAGCGCGAAACCCTCAAGTTCAGGTTGCGCGAGGCGATAGCCGGCGGCTTAGCGCCGGAGGCGCAGGTACGTGTCACTCAGATCGTGTTTGGCCCGCCGTCACCGTTCCCCGTTGCCTACCGCGTCATGGGGCCGGATCCGGACAAGCTGCGCGCCATCGCCGATGAAGTCGGGACAGTGATGCGCGCCAGCCCGATGATGCGCACCGTCAATACGGATTGGGGACCGCGTGTTCCAACCTTGCACTTCACGCTCAACCAGGACCGTCTCCAGGCGGTAGGGCTGACCACCAACTCGGTGTCCCTGCAACTGCAGTTCCTGCTGAGCGGAGTACCGATTACGGAAGTACGCGAAGATATTCGTTCGGTGCAGGTTGTCGGCCGTGCGGCGGGTGATATCCGCCTTGATCCCGCCAGGATCGCCGACTTTACACTGGTCGGTTCCGCCGGGCAGCGCATCCCGCTGTCTCAGGTGGGGTCGGTCGATGTACGCATGGAAGACCCGATCCTGCGACGTCGTGACCGCACGCCGACCATTACGGTTCGCGGCGACATCGGCGAAGGACTGCAACCGCCGGATGTTTCCACCGCCATCATGACGCAGTTGCAACCGATCATCGAGCATCTGCCGGCAGGCTACCGGATCGAACAGGCCGGCTCGATCGAGGAATCCGCCAAGGCGACAAAAGCCATGCTGCCGCTTTTCCCGATCATGATCGCCCTCACGCTGCTCATCATCATTCTGCAGGTGCGCTCGATTGCGGCGATGGTCATGGTGTTCGCCACCAGTCCGCTGGGTTTGATCGGCGTGGTCCCGACTCTGCTGCTGTTCCAGCAACCGTTCGGCATCAACGCGCTGGTTGGCCTGATTGCGTTATCAGGGATCCTGATGCGCAACACGCTGATACTGATTGGGCAGATCCACCACAACGAACAGGAGGGACTGGATCCGTTCCGTGCAGTCGTCGAAGCCACCGTACAGCGAGCCCGACCGGTGCTGCTGACGGCGCTGGCGGCAATTCTGGCGTTCATCCCGCTCACCCATTCGGTGTTCTGGGGAACGCTGGCCTACACACTGATTGGCGGCACGTTGGCCGGGACAATCCTGACGCTGGTGTTCCTGCCGGCCATGTATTCCATCTGGTTCAAGATCAGAGCGGTCCGTCATGCATGA
- a CDS encoding MATE family efflux transporter, with translation MMTKLLPNANRSHEPTAKQLTTDILVGPILPVMLRLALPTVAVLVVQALVGVVETYFVSSLGADVLAGVAVVFPVLMLMQMMANGGIGGGLSSAISRASGAGRWQDAQALVWHGVIIAGVLGAAFAAIILIGGEALYRVMGVKGPSLSAALAYSNLVFAGSPLVWLVALLSAALRGAGDTKTPARITLLGGAILLPLSPALIMGWGPIQSFGVAGAGIAILIYYLFATLLLVRHMRSANSVIRLSIAPLSSRLFKDVLGVGFLSAIGTVQINLTVTVVTAVVGLFGPDAIAGYGIASRLDYLQIPLLFGLGTAIMTMVGVNIGAGKKQRAQRIAWVGAAVAFTFTELIGLVVAVYPRLWLSLFSDDHAILAAGTSYLQNVAPFYGAIGIAMALYFAGQGAKRVLWPVLAGTARMAIAAFAGWLAVVQFDADLSSLFKIVALSAFIYGAITVAASLAIGRTTRAAAPTIT, from the coding sequence ATGATGACTAAATTATTACCGAACGCAAATCGAAGCCATGAGCCGACCGCCAAACAGTTGACCACGGATATTCTGGTCGGCCCCATCCTGCCGGTCATGCTGCGGCTGGCGTTGCCGACGGTTGCGGTGCTGGTGGTTCAGGCGCTGGTGGGGGTAGTGGAAACCTACTTTGTCAGCTCGCTTGGCGCTGATGTATTAGCCGGGGTGGCGGTGGTATTTCCCGTCTTGATGCTGATGCAGATGATGGCGAACGGCGGCATCGGCGGGGGATTATCATCGGCGATATCGCGGGCATCCGGCGCAGGTCGATGGCAGGATGCACAGGCGCTGGTATGGCATGGCGTTATTATTGCTGGTGTGCTGGGGGCCGCCTTTGCCGCCATTATCCTCATCGGCGGTGAGGCGCTGTATCGCGTAATGGGGGTTAAAGGGCCGTCGCTTTCTGCCGCGTTGGCCTATTCCAATCTTGTGTTTGCAGGGTCGCCGCTAGTCTGGCTGGTTGCGTTGTTGTCTGCCGCTCTGCGCGGTGCGGGCGACACGAAAACCCCCGCGCGTATCACCTTGCTGGGGGGCGCTATCCTGCTGCCGCTGTCTCCTGCGCTGATAATGGGATGGGGGCCGATACAGTCGTTTGGCGTTGCCGGCGCGGGGATAGCGATACTGATCTACTATCTCTTTGCCACGCTATTACTGGTCAGGCATATGCGTTCAGCCAACAGTGTTATCAGGCTGTCAATCGCACCGCTGAGTTCCCGATTATTCAAAGATGTGCTTGGCGTTGGTTTCCTGTCGGCCATCGGTACTGTGCAGATCAATTTGACCGTTACCGTAGTGACTGCCGTTGTCGGGCTGTTCGGGCCTGATGCCATCGCCGGGTATGGCATCGCTTCACGGCTGGATTATCTGCAAATCCCGCTGCTGTTTGGGCTGGGGACGGCGATCATGACGATGGTCGGCGTCAATATCGGTGCGGGGAAAAAGCAGCGCGCACAACGTATTGCCTGGGTTGGCGCCGCCGTCGCGTTTACGTTTACGGAATTAATCGGGCTTGTCGTGGCGGTTTACCCGCGCCTTTGGCTTTCGCTGTTTAGCGACGATCACGCCATTCTGGCGGCAGGGACCAGCTACCTGCAAAACGTCGCGCCGTTTTATGGTGCCATTGGCATCGCCATGGCGCTCTATTTCGCCGGTCAGGGAGCGAAACGCGTGCTCTGGCCTGTATTAGCAGGAACCGCACGCATGGCGATCGCGGCTTTTGCGGGATGGCTGGCTGTCGTACAGTTTGATGCTGACTTGTCATCGCTTTTCAAGATCGTCGCGCTGAGTGCTTTTATTTATGGTGCCATCACTGTTGCAGCCAGTTTAGCCATTGGACGGACAACTCGCGCGGCTGCGCCGACGATAACTTGA